In one window of Chitinophagales bacterium DNA:
- a CDS encoding META domain-containing protein translates to MKKMFSFLVILGICISCGSKVYPDTNWGNDKKWVVAEIRGVPVQTSGTDKDAHLVFMPGDKRYAGTGGCNRISGTYTLEKKDRITFSSPAVTRMACPDLAFESSFLNTLASVDRFSIDNGVLLLRKGDEIVIKLK, encoded by the coding sequence ATGAAAAAAATGTTTTCTTTTTTGGTAATCCTTGGCATATGCATCAGCTGTGGCAGCAAAGTATATCCTGATACGAACTGGGGTAATGATAAAAAATGGGTTGTTGCTGAAATCAGAGGTGTACCTGTGCAGACAAGTGGTACAGACAAAGATGCACATTTGGTATTTATGCCTGGAGATAAAAGATATGCCGGCACAGGTGGTTGCAATCGCATATCTGGTACTTATACTCTTGAAAAAAAGGATCGCATCACATTCTCCAGTCCTGCCGTTACAAGAATGGCTTGCCCAGATTTAGCATTTGAAAGTAGCTTCCTGAATACGCTTGCTTCAGTTGATAGATTTAGTATTGATAATGGCGTACTACTGCTGAGGAAGGGAGATGAAATTGTC